In a genomic window of Thermosynechococcus sp. CL-1:
- the yidC gene encoding membrane protein insertase YidC has product MDFGIGFLSNNVMLPILDFFYGIVPSYGLAIVALTLVVRFAVYPLSAGSIRNMRRMKVVQPIMQKRMQEIQQKYKDNPAEQQKAMAEVYREFGNPLAGCFPLLLQLPILFALFATLRGSPFADVNYQLNLQIVPPDQTVLAQPFATKPQNIYVDEGIHFPIQAVVPSGTKIPVGQTVDLQFQTKEGKPFSELAAAYPNSHLQPKWQIIRGQERATIDSEGHLQALQAGDVTVQGTIPGIAADKGFLFISALGHVGAIDQGELFITLPDGTRQFNWGAIHWDILIMILGFGVSLYVNQLLSGQGSSNNPQQQTVNQLTPIIFSGMFLFFPLPAGVLLYMLIANIFQTVQTFILQQEPLPENLQKLVEEQERAEAIKNRAALPFEGKGAKSAKATKAKRHPSS; this is encoded by the coding sequence ATGGATTTTGGTATCGGTTTCCTCTCCAACAATGTCATGCTGCCAATCCTTGACTTTTTCTATGGGATTGTGCCCAGCTATGGCCTTGCGATTGTGGCGCTGACACTGGTGGTGCGCTTTGCCGTCTATCCCCTCAGTGCGGGATCCATTCGCAATATGCGGCGCATGAAAGTGGTGCAGCCGATCATGCAAAAACGGATGCAGGAAATCCAACAGAAATACAAGGATAATCCTGCCGAACAGCAAAAGGCAATGGCAGAGGTCTATAGGGAGTTTGGTAATCCCTTGGCGGGGTGTTTTCCTCTGCTATTGCAGTTACCGATTCTCTTTGCTCTCTTTGCCACGCTCCGCGGATCACCCTTTGCTGATGTGAATTACCAGCTCAACCTGCAAATTGTTCCTCCTGATCAAACTGTCTTAGCCCAGCCCTTTGCCACTAAGCCGCAAAATATCTACGTTGATGAGGGCATCCACTTCCCCATTCAGGCGGTGGTTCCCAGCGGTACCAAGATTCCAGTGGGTCAAACGGTGGATCTCCAATTCCAAACCAAGGAGGGGAAACCCTTTAGTGAACTGGCCGCCGCCTATCCCAATAGTCACCTGCAACCCAAGTGGCAAATTATTCGCGGTCAAGAGCGGGCAACCATTGACAGTGAGGGGCATCTGCAAGCCCTGCAAGCCGGTGATGTAACGGTTCAGGGAACGATTCCGGGGATTGCGGCGGATAAAGGTTTCCTCTTTATCTCTGCCCTTGGCCATGTGGGTGCCATTGATCAAGGGGAACTCTTCATCACGCTGCCCGATGGCACACGCCAGTTTAATTGGGGCGCGATCCACTGGGATATCCTGATCATGATCCTTGGCTTTGGCGTCAGTCTCTACGTCAACCAGTTGCTCTCTGGCCAAGGCAGCAGCAATAACCCGCAGCAGCAAACCGTGAATCAATTGACACCGATCATCTTCTCTGGGATGTTTCTCTTTTTCCCATTGCCGGCAGGGGTGCTGCTCTATATGCTAATCGCCAACATCTTCCAGACGGTGCAGACCTTTATTCTTCAACAGGAGCCGCTGCCAGAGAACCTGCAGAAACTCGTGGAGGAGCAGGAGCGGGCTGAAGCCATTAAAAATCGGGCGGCTCTTCCCTTTGAGGGCAAGGGGGCTAAAAGTGCCAAGGCCACTAAAGCCAAGCGTCATCCATCAAGTTGA